TCCTCGCACAGCGAGAGGGTCCGTCCGAGCGCGTTACGCGACCGAACCAGCAGTCGGACCGTCCACCGCCACGCGTTCGCGTCGAGTCCGAGCACCGTCGCCCCACGGGCGGTGAGCAGTCTGATCGCGGGTCCGACGCGTCCGCTCCAGGAGACTCGGTACAACCGCTCGCTGCCGCGGTCCACGAGGAGCGTCACGCCGTCAGTCGTCGGGTCGGCCCGGAGCGCCGCATCTACCTCGGCGGGGTGAGCGGTTCGAACCCGGAGGAGCGGCATCACCGAGCCGCCGCATTCGATGGTCGGCTCACACCGAAACACGGCCTCGGAAACGCGCGCGAACGTCTCCGAGAGCGCGAACGACTCCGCGGGAACCGTCGCCGCGGCGACGACGGAACGCGATTCGGACGAGTCCGGTGTCGTCCCGGGGTCGGAGGGGGTACTGGGCATTGCAAGTCGTGCTAGTCCGGTGGCCGACCGCGCATAGCCGGTCTGCTTTCTATACGAGGGCGTTTATGCGGGCCGGCCTCGACTCGGAGCGCCGTCGTAACTCGCCGACTGACGGCCTCTCGTCGCAGATTCGTGCTTCGAAGGGCCGCCACGCTTATCGACGCGGCCCCACTCCCGACGAAGTACGCATGGCACTCTCACGGTCGACGCGTCCGGACGGCGGGGGCGAATCGGACGGCACATCGGCGCTGACGACCGGTGTCGTCGCGGGGTTCGTAGCGACTGTAGTGATGACGGCCTTCCGCGAACCGACCGCTCGGTCGCTCCCTCCGACGTCGGACTTCCTGAGTCGGTGGTTCGGCGGCGACCCCGGGGACTACCCCGTTTCGTCGATACTGCTGCACCTCGCCTACGGCGTCGGCGGCGGGATAGCCTTCGGACTCGGCTGGACCCGCCGCGAAGCGCGGACCGACGAACCGGAGACTCGCGGGTTGATCCTCGGGTCGCTGTACGGCATCGCGCTCTCCCTGTTCGGCGAACACGTCGTCCTGAAGTACCTCGTGGCGATGGAACTGGAGACGGACGAGTCGGCCGTGTTCCACGCGGGACACCTGATGTACGGTCTCACCGTCGGCGTCTGGTTCGGGTCGCGCGAACGCGGCGACGGGAGCGACTGAGGCCCTATTAAGCTGGTTGCGTATCCGGCCTGAACGCCTTTAACTGCCGCTCCCGGACGGACGAGTATGAACAGTCGTGCCCCGGTTCGCCTCCGGCGGGAGAACTCGCGGAGAACGACGGGTCGGTGCTGACCGATGCGCCCCGACGCGTCGTCGGACGGCGTCTGCCCGAACTGCCGAGCGTCGCTGTCCGCCTCCAACGCGGTGGTGCGGTTCGAGTCCGAGGACGGGGACCTCACCTTAGTCGAGTGCCCCGCCTGCGGAGCGGTCGTCGACCCGGCGCCGCCCGACTCCGCGGACGACGGCATCCGGGTCTCCCGCGGACGCTCCGTGCGCGCGCCCTGTGCGACCTGCGGCGCGCCGGTCACGCTCGTCGTCCCCGAGCACTCGGTGGTGACCGACCGGCACCCCGACGGCGTCGTCAGCGCGCGCTGTGACCGCTGCGCCGGCATGACTACCGTCGGATTCAGACGGAGAGACCCCGGAGACGGCTGACCAGAGGGAGAAGAGAGGCGGACGGGGTGAGAGACGAGAACGAAGGGCGGCGAAGGGGGGCGCCGACTACCGACGCTACAGTTTGTCGGACTCGGGCACCGCCTCGTTGTCTCCCGACTCGTCCCCGCTGGCGGAGATGACCCTCGCAGAGACGATGGTCAGCAGTCCGAGGAACACGAACGGGATGAGCGTGAGGGCGTGCGTGAGGTTCATCGCGAACGGGTCGTAGGGGTACGGGTTGAACACGAGATTCACGCCGACGAAGAAGAGGAGGATGCCCATCGGCACGAGGTTGACCGTGATGTCGAGGAGCGTCTCGTAGTCGAACCCGGCGACGGACCTGAGCGACGGACTCATGTCAGAGAGAACCGCTCCGACGTAGATAGTACTGTTGCCCGAAGCGGCGTTCGGAGCGCCGACTGGGTCGGAGCGCCGGGTGCTCTACTCGTTACCCTTTGCTCGCGCGCGACGCCGGGTCGTCCGTCTCGACTTCGATGGGCGAGCGGATGAGGTTGCCCCACTCGGTCCACGACCCGTCGTAGTTGCGCACGTCCTCCCAGCCCAGCAGTTCGTGCAGGGAGAACCACGTGATGGACGAACGCTCGCCGATGCGGCAGTACGTCACGACCTGACTGTCGCCCTCGATGCCGTGTTCGGCGTACATCTCGCGGAGTTCCTCGGGGTCCTTGAACCGGCCGTCGTCAGCGAGGTTCTCGCTCCACGTGATGTTCTCCGCGCCGGGGATGTGGCCCGCGCGTTGGGCCGTCTCGGGGCTCCCCTCGGGCGCTATCTTCTCGCCGCGGTACTCCTCGCCGCTCCGCACGTCGACGAGGGGGACGTCGAGTTCGAGGGCGTCGTCGACGCCCTCGCGGTAGATGCGGAGGCCGTCGAACGGGCCGCTGGCGTCGTAGTTCTGCTCGGGGTAGTCGGGTTCCTCCTCGCTGGTCGGGAAGTCGTTGTCCATCCAGTAGGGTCGACCCCCGTCGAGCAGTTTCACGTCGTCGTGGCCGTAGTACTTGAACTGCCAGTAGGTGTAGGCGGCCCACTGGTTCGACTCGTCGCCGTACAGGACGACGGTGGTGTCCTCCGTGATTCCGGCCTCGCCCATTATCTCCGCGAACTCCTCCTTGTGGAGGATGTCGCGCTGGACGGAGTCCTGGAGGTGCGACCCCCAGCGGAAGCCGACGGCGTTGGGGATGTGCGACTCCGCGTAGGACTCGTCGTAGTCGATGTCGGCCTCCACGAGGCGGTAGTCGGGGTCGTCGCTCCCGAACTCCTCGAGGTGGTCTTCGACCCACTCCGGCGAGACGATGGCGTCGCTATCGTGCGCGGTGGAACTCATGCGCTAGCGAGGTCGGTCCGCCACGCACGTCAATCATTGGGCCGCCGTCCGGGAGTCCTTAGAGCGAGCGAGCGTTCGCGTCGCACGGCCGGCGCCAGCGCCGACGACGACGGCGAAGAACGGAGAAACGAGCGAGCGCGATTCGACCGCCTACAGGCGGCCGAGGAGCACGTCGGTGTCCTCGACACCTTCGATGACGTACTCCATGAACTCGTTGGCCTTCACGCCGTCCACGAGGCGGTGGTCGTAGGTGAGGTAGAAGTCCACCTGCGGGCGCACTTCCACCTCGTCGTCGGCCGTGGCGACCGGTTCCTTTCGGATTCGGCCGATACCCATGATGGCCGCTTCGGGGTGGTTGATGACGGGCGTGCCGAACGTCCGGTGTTCGCCGCGCGTGGCGAGGTTGGTGACGGTGAACGTGCCGCCCCGCATCTCCTCGCCGCCGATGGACCGGTCGCGGGCCTTCTCGGCCAACTCGTTCATCTCGCGGGCCACCTCGACGATGGACTTCCGGTCGATGTCCTCGATGACGGGGACCATCAGACCGTCCTCGGTGTCGACGGCGAAGCCGACGTTGTAGTAGTGCTTCTCGACGATTTCGCCCGTCGTATCGTCGACGCTGGCGTTCACTATCGGGAACTCCTTCAGCGCGGGGGCGACGGCCTTCAGGAGGATGGGCGTGTACGTCACGTGCACGTCGTGCGCCTCGTCCAGTCGCTCCTTCAGTTCGATCAGTTCCGTCGCGTCGGCCTGGAACCCGGAGGTCAACTGCGGGACGATGGACGCCGACCGGGTCATGTTCTCGGCTATCTGTCCGCGTAGGCCCGACAGGTCGCGCCGCTCGGAGCGCTCCTCGTCCTCGTCGACCGGGACGGGTTCAATCTCGGTGGTCGGGTGGGAGATGGCGTCCGCCGCGCCGCCCGACGC
The genomic region above belongs to Halogeometricum sp. S3BR5-2 and contains:
- a CDS encoding helix-turn-helix domain-containing protein, producing MPSTPSDPGTTPDSSESRSVVAAATVPAESFALSETFARVSEAVFRCEPTIECGGSVMPLLRVRTAHPAEVDAALRADPTTDGVTLLVDRGSERLYRVSWSGRVGPAIRLLTARGATVLGLDANAWRWTVRLLVRSRNALGRTLSLCEECDVPVELRSIKRVDGGTSGRYGLTNVQYNSLRTACERGYYEVPRATRLDDLAEEAGVSHQAYSERLRRATESLVTETLLNAAPTDGAL
- a CDS encoding DUF6684 family protein, encoding MSPSLRSVAGFDYETLLDITVNLVPMGILLFFVGVNLVFNPYPYDPFAMNLTHALTLIPFVFLGLLTIVSARVISASGDESGDNEAVPESDKL
- a CDS encoding sulfurtransferase, which produces MSSTAHDSDAIVSPEWVEDHLEEFGSDDPDYRLVEADIDYDESYAESHIPNAVGFRWGSHLQDSVQRDILHKEEFAEIMGEAGITEDTTVVLYGDESNQWAAYTYWQFKYYGHDDVKLLDGGRPYWMDNDFPTSEEEPDYPEQNYDASGPFDGLRIYREGVDDALELDVPLVDVRSGEEYRGEKIAPEGSPETAQRAGHIPGAENITWSENLADDGRFKDPEELREMYAEHGIEGDSQVVTYCRIGERSSITWFSLHELLGWEDVRNYDGSWTEWGNLIRSPIEVETDDPASRASKG